The genomic interval CCGGTGATCCCGGCCCGGTCCAGCACGAACGTCACCGGCAGCCGGTGCATGGCGACGTCGAGCAGCACCTGGTCGAAGGCGCGGTTGAGGAAGGTCGCGTAGACGGCCACCACCGGGTGCAGGCCGCCCATGGCGAGGCCGGCGGCCGAGGTGGCGGCGTGCTGCTCGGCGATGCCGACGTCGTAGACCCGGTTCGGGTACTTGCGGGCCAGCGGCGCGATGCCGGTCGGCTCGGCCATCGCGGCGGTGATGCCGACCACGTCCGGCCGCTCGTCGGCGATCGCGACCAGCTCCTCGGCGAAGACGTGCGTCCACTTCACCGAGGGCGCGGCCAGCAGCTTGCCGGTCTCCACGTCGAAGGCGCTGCTCGGGCCGTGCAGGCAGTCGGCGTCGTCCTCCTCGGCCGGGCGGTAGCCCAGACCCTTGCGGGTCACCGCGTGCACTATCACCGGCCCGCCGAAGCCCTTGGCCCGGCGCAGCGCCGACTCCATCGCCGCCACGTCGTGCCCGTCGACCGGGCCGAGGTACTTGATGCCGAGGTCCTCGAACATCGCCTGCGGCGCGACCGCGTCCTTGATGCCCTTCTTGACCGCGTGCAGCACCTCGTACATCGGCCTGCCGACCAGCGGGGTGGAGCCGAGCGCCTCCTTGACGGCGTCCAGCACCTTCTCGTAGCCGGGGTTGAGCCGCAGCGTGGCCAGGTGGTCGGCCAGGCCGCCGATCGTCGGCGCGTACGACCGGCCGTTGTCGTTGACCACGATGACCAGCGGGTTGCGGGCGGTGGCGATGTTGTTCAGCGCCTCCCAGCACATGCCGCCGGTCAGCGCCCCGTCACCGACCACCGCCACCACGTTGCGCGACTCGCCGCGCAGCGCGTACGCCTTGGCCAGCCCGTCCGCATAGGAGAGCGCGGTCGAGGCGTGCGAGTTCTCGATCAGGTCGTGCTCGCTCTCCGCCTGGCTCGGATAGCCGGAGAGGCCACCGCGCTGGCGGAGCTGGTCGAAGCCCTCCTGCCGCCCGGTGAGCATCTTGTGCACGTACGCCTGGTGCCCGGTGTCGAAGAGGAAGCGGTCCCGCGGCGAGTCGAAGACCCGGTGCATGGCCAGGGTCAGCTCGACCACCCCGAGGTTCGGGCCGAGGTGCCCGCCGGTCCGGGAGACCTTCGCGACCAGGAAGTCCCGGATCTCGGCGGCGAGCAACGCCAGTTGCTCGGCGGACATCCGCTTGACGTCCCGCGGCCCACGGACCGTGCCCAACAGCCGTCCGGCGGACGTCTCCGACTCCTCCACGGTCATGCCGTCACCTCGCCGCGCTCGGCAGGGGTATCGGGCCGCACGGCACTGGGCTGGCTGATTCGCTCCCTACACAGGCTCATAGCCGCAGAGTCTATCGGGGCCGGGCCGGCCCGCAGCCGGGCCGCCGAAGCAGTGCCCCGGATCGCGCTGCCAGAGCCGGTCGCCGGGGTTCGACGCTGGACCGGCGGGCAGGGTAGCCGATCGGGAGCCCCCCCGGCTGCCGAACCGCCTCGCCGGCCGGTTGCGGGCGGTCGGCGATCAGCAGAGTCCCGTTGACCGGACGGTGCGGCGGTCGCGGACAGTCGACGACCAGGCACCGCGAGTGGTGGGTCGGGGTTCCGCCGAACGAACGAAAAATCGGGCAGATGCCGTCAAGGGCCGTAGCATGGCCGGTAATCCCACCCTCCCCTAAGGTCTCGACATGTCGCCTGCTGGCTCCCGCCCCGACCGGTCCCCCGGTCGCGCCCGAACCACCCCGACATCCGGCCGGTACGCCGCCGGTCAGCTCCTCGCGGTCGGCATCGTGTTGCTGGTCGCCCTGCCGCTGCT from Plantactinospora sp. BC1 carries:
- the dxs gene encoding 1-deoxy-D-xylulose-5-phosphate synthase encodes the protein MTVEESETSAGRLLGTVRGPRDVKRMSAEQLALLAAEIRDFLVAKVSRTGGHLGPNLGVVELTLAMHRVFDSPRDRFLFDTGHQAYVHKMLTGRQEGFDQLRQRGGLSGYPSQAESEHDLIENSHASTALSYADGLAKAYALRGESRNVVAVVGDGALTGGMCWEALNNIATARNPLVIVVNDNGRSYAPTIGGLADHLATLRLNPGYEKVLDAVKEALGSTPLVGRPMYEVLHAVKKGIKDAVAPQAMFEDLGIKYLGPVDGHDVAAMESALRRAKGFGGPVIVHAVTRKGLGYRPAEEDDADCLHGPSSAFDVETGKLLAAPSVKWTHVFAEELVAIADERPDVVGITAAMAEPTGIAPLARKYPNRVYDVGIAEQHAATSAAGLAMGGLHPVVAVYATFLNRAFDQVLLDVAMHRLPVTFVLDRAGITGPDGPSHYGIWDMSVFGVVPGLRIAAPRDAATLRAELREAVAVEDGPTILRFPTGSVVADLPAVRRITAADSVSGGVDVLAESARTDVLLVAVGAFGQLGVEVAARVAEQGYGVTVVDPRWVRPIPPELVTLAGSHRLVVTVEDGVRAGGVGDALAKAMRDADLRVPVRDLGVPSVWQPHGTRAQILADLGLTAQDVARDVTGWVSQLDDEPIAPVRVTAPNGDRATKGRNGRGVA